The Panacibacter microcysteis DNA window AACGCCAGCAACGCTACTACAGGAATAAGGATTACACCAACGATCTTGTTGATAAGGAATACAATAAAGCTGTATGTAGATGCAGCATCTTTTGCATTGAACACCCAGCCTGTAAACTGGATAACGCCGTATTTGAACATATATACAAGTGCAAGTATGGTAACCGAATAAAGCACCAGCCACCAAAAATCGATGGGCAGCCGATCATAATAATCGGCCAGCAGCGCAGCAAACAAGCCGCCACCAAGTATGAATAAAATATTCAGGAGCAGGGAGGGTAAAGTTTCCTGCATTAGTTGCTCCCTTTTTTGTTTTTGCCTGAAAGATGCCTGGAAAAGAAGACCAAAAATGCTGGAAAAATATTTTGGAAACAGTTGCTTGATAATAGCGGTAAGCAAGACTAAACCTACCAGTGCATAAAACAGGAAATCCTTAGGTGTTACATTTCGTAAAGTGCCTTCATAGGTGGCTGGCTTTATTTTTTTTGGAATGAAAGGAATTTTAAGAAGGCTGCGAAAAGCAGTATCCTGCAGCCAGGGTATTGGTAAACGAATTATTGCAGACACCGTTGCAACCGAGTCTGGTACCAGTAAATTAGTGTCAGCGGAGATCAGACGCAAAGAATCCATGCGTAGAGAATCGTTGATAATGACTGGTAACGTTGCAGAATCTTTTCGGGCAACCCTTCTGGCTTTTAGTGTATCCCGCTTTGGGGCTAATGCTTTTTGTGCCGCACTGGTAGCGGTTCTTGCACTATCCAGTAAGCGTTGCAGCATACTGTCATCCTGCGAGAAACCACAAAAAAAGAAGATGAGAAAAAATATAGTTAAGATTGGTTTCAAATAAAACAATTGCGACAAAATTACTTTTACAATGTTAAACGAGCATCAAAAAAGTTGCAGAATGTAAAGAAATAAACTTGTGGTACATTATCCTGCAATTAAGCAAAAACGGCTGACGCACAAAGGTAACGCCAGTCATAGTTGTCAGCATCATGTGCAGCACCGGGCTTTACGGGCGTTGCTAATATTGCAGGTTGCAAAACTTTTTTTGAAACAAGGGTTCCTCTTGCGGCAATAATCATTTGCTGTACATGATCATCCTGCATCCACTGTTGTTGTGGTGGTTCAAAACCTGTTTTTCCTTTTCTGTACAGCACAGCATCGGGAAGAAAGCCATCTATGCTTTTACGCAATATCCATTTTGTAAAACCGTCGCGTATTTTGTACCGCGCCGGTAACGAAAAAATAAATGTTGCCAGCGCATTGCTTAAGAACGGCAGGCGTACTTCTACACTGTTTGCCATGCTGTTTCTGTCTGCATAGCGCAAAAGCTCCGGTAGCCCGGTGGTGAAAGTATTGTAATACAGGATGTCTTCAAGTTGCTTTGTTACCGGTTTTTGTAATGTATCAATATTGCGGTAGTTATAATAAAAATCCCTGTTGATGTATGCATTATTTTCCTGGTGTTTGGCTGCTTTGCTTTGCAGAGCGCCGGCTGCTTTATCCGGGAACATAGCAGCAGCGTAGTTCCTCCAGCCCCATGTTTCCAGGAAGTCATGTTGTTCCAGCAGCTTTCTTTCTTTAAAATACAGCGATGTGTCTTTTATAAAAAGTTGTTGAAGATACCAGTGTACATACTTTTTGTAACCGGCTAACATTTCATCCGCACCCTGCCCGTCAAGCAAAACTGTAATGTTGTTTTCTTTGGCTGTTTTATAAATGAGAAACTGTGTCAATACACTGCTGCTTTGCAGGGGTTCTTCCTGGTGGTACATCAGTTTTTCAAAGTAAGTCGCCCAGTCTTTGGCGCCCGGCTCTATAATATGTTGTCTAATACCGAAATGCCCGGCAACAATCCTGGCATAAGCCGTTTCATCTTTTTCAAATCCGGGGAACGATGCGGTAAAAGCAATGTTTTTCCAGTTACTGTTTTTGTTTTTTGTATGGTCAATTGCTGCAAGAATAGCAGCACTGTCTACTCCGCCACTAAGGCTGGTACCAATATTTACATCGCTGCGTAAACGTCTTTCAACAGACTCAAAAAAAAGCTGTCTGAATGTACTTTCAATGGCATCGTTGCCGGCAACAAGAGTTTCAGCTTTTAGCGTGTACCACTTCTTCATTTGCACCCGGCCATCTTTTGGAAACACCTGCAGGTAATGGCCCGCCGGGAGTGATAAAATATTACTGAAAAAAGTAGCCGTCTTCTTCAAAGGGTTTTGCGTGTACCCCAGGGAAAGATAGTTCAGCATCATGGTGCCATCAAGGTTTTTTGGTACTCCTGCGGCCCACAAAGCTTTCATCTCGCTGGCGAATAAAAATTTTTCAAAGGTGCCGCGCTGCGCATAACCTGCGTAATAATATAAAGGTTTCTCTCCAAACCTGTCCCTTGCTATAATAAGCTGCTGTGCCTGTTCATTCCAAAGCGCAAACGCAAACATCCCATCGAACTGATCAAGGCATTCTATGCCCCAGCAATCATATGCAGCCATGATCACTTCTGTATCTGTCTGCGATGTAAACCTGTAGCCTTTGCTATGCAAAGTGTCTTTCAGTTCCCGGTAGTTATATATCTCGCCGTTGAAGACAATGGTATAATGCAGGTAATGCATTGGCTGGCCACCCGCATCAGAAAGATCAATAACAGCAAGCCGCCTGTGTGCTAAACCTATTGTATGATCATTATTAATCCAAAAGCCTTCGCCATCCGGCCCACGATGCTTTAATACATCAGCCATTGTCTGCAACAGGCTTTGTTGCACATTATTGTTGTTGGGAGAAATAATACCCGCAATACCGCACATAGTAAACGAAAGTAATCAGTATTCCATTAAATTATGTTGTACGGTTTTTCAAAGGCCCTGCGTAAGACGTGTTTTCAAATTTTTGTTGGTCAGCGGTAGTTTTCATGGCATCGCCTGTTGTGTCACTCACTTCGGCGTTCTGTTTTTATGGCAGCTTTGGCGTTCATCATATCTGTCATAGCCAGATATCTGTCTTTCGCGGCACATCATTAATCGTTGTAAACTATTGTTTCAGTAATGCCGCCACCTGTTTAAAAGATGCCTGGTTTGTTTTACTGGTCAACGATGCTTCAATATCTATTTTTTCTGTGGCTGTCAGGTGAAAACTGAGCGCTGCAGATGCGTTGGTGTTTATGGGGTCATATTGAAAAGAAATTCTTTCAAAACCATCTCCAAAAGATTGCGATAAATAGTTCAACTGGTCTCCCTGGTAAAAGTCCTGCAGACGGTACCAGTTGTTTTGCAGCAAGAGTAAAGGCTTGGTTACAAAACTTAATATGCTGTTTGGTTCATATGGCCTTTCCCAGTCTCCCAACTGCCTGTCTCTGATCTGTATCAGAACAACTTTCCCGGTATTTTCTTTTAGCCAGTCTTTAAAGTAGTTAATAAAGCGCAGCGATGTTTGCTGCCCAAAATTATCCCGCAGGCCTGCATCCATAACATCTGTTACAGGATCGGTTGGTAAAATAACATTTGGTAAAACATAGGGAAAGGTGGCATTCATACGCAGTGCAGAGAGCACACGAAGATTCAATGGGTCTTGCCTGGCAAAAAAAGAAGTGTAATCAACGGCGTCAGGGTCTATCAGGTGAGTATCAATAACCGAATCTGCAAAAGGCTGCATTAAAAACCTTGCCGGGTGTGTACTTATAACAAGTTCCCTTGCATCTCTGGTGATCATTGAATTAAAAAACGCTACCGGTATTTCTCCGTTCTCTTCTGCTTCTTTATAATCTGCAAGCTTTTTATCCAGTATTCCTTTGGTGTTGTCATTTAATTTTTGTTCAAATGCATACCCCCTGTCCCTCGTGTAGTAATAACCGTTTATTTCAAATTTTCTTACCGGCCCCACAAGATCTCTTGATATAAAAGACGAGAACAAGGGATTAAGCAAATCTCTTGCAATATTCTTTGAATAGGCGTTGTCCTGCAGAGATGTAATATGTCCTTTTTGTTTTTCCCAGTATAATTCACGGAAGTAAGTAGCACCCAACATACCACCCGATGCCCCATTGATAAGAAATGTATGAGGCATAAGCCTGCCATTGGTAATACTATCAAGGTATTGCAGTACGTTGAGGGTAAAGGTTGCACTGCGTGTTCCACCGCCACTGGTGTTGATAACAAAGAGCACCGGTTTTTCTGTGCCTTGTTTCTTTTTCCAGTTATCCAGCATGCCAAGGAAAACCTTTTTGTCCTGTTCAAGGTTTTCTTCCCGTACCAGTTGCATAATCGTGTCTCTCGAATAAGAAGGTCTTTCATCTAGGTTTGTATAGTTGAGTCCGTAGGCTTTATTACGTGGGTCTATAATATTCGACTGGTACATCCAGTTAAGGCAGAGATAAATGACGAGTAATACCGGCAGGCTCCATGTACCCAAAAAAAGCGAAATGGCACCGGCCACCGCAATGAGAATAGCAAAGAAAACAGTTATACTGGCACCGGCCGGCACCTGGAAAACTTTATTGTCTGAAAAAAAGCCAATGGTAAGCAGGAAAATAAAAGAAATTAAAATGGCCAGCACAGCAGCAAAGTGATGTCTTTTAAAGATCATATCCAGAAATTCCTGTGTGTAATGTTGCACATCACGCGGTTTTCTTAAACCGAATTTTGCACTTAAAAACCAGTCTACACGAATATCTGTTTTACCACCAACGCTGGTGATATTATTCTTTTTTGCTGCCTGTTCATACTTCTGGTTTTCAGCAATAATATGAGAGCCAAATCTTTTGTAAATGCTGATGTCTGCACCAAAAAAATAAGCAAAGGAAATTACCAGTGCCAGTATAAGACCGCCAAGGAAACCACCGATAAGTGCGAGTATTTCCCAGGTATTTAATAGTTCCTGTTCTGCATTGTAAGAAACAAGGTTGAAAAAA harbors:
- a CDS encoding DUF4271 domain-containing protein, translating into MKPILTIFFLIFFFCGFSQDDSMLQRLLDSARTATSAAQKALAPKRDTLKARRVARKDSATLPVIINDSLRMDSLRLISADTNLLVPDSVATVSAIIRLPIPWLQDTAFRSLLKIPFIPKKIKPATYEGTLRNVTPKDFLFYALVGLVLLTAIIKQLFPKYFSSIFGLLFQASFRQKQKREQLMQETLPSLLLNILFILGGGLFAALLADYYDRLPIDFWWLVLYSVTILALVYMFKYGVIQFTGWVFNAKDAASTYSFIVFLINKIVGVILIPVVALLAFSTGQMWDVILTIAGSVVILLLIFRYIISLRVIRGTLDINPLHFFIYLCAVEIMPMFIIYKVLLTVIRH
- the asnB gene encoding asparagine synthase (glutamine-hydrolyzing), encoding MCGIAGIISPNNNNVQQSLLQTMADVLKHRGPDGEGFWINNDHTIGLAHRRLAVIDLSDAGGQPMHYLHYTIVFNGEIYNYRELKDTLHSKGYRFTSQTDTEVIMAAYDCWGIECLDQFDGMFAFALWNEQAQQLIIARDRFGEKPLYYYAGYAQRGTFEKFLFASEMKALWAAGVPKNLDGTMMLNYLSLGYTQNPLKKTATFFSNILSLPAGHYLQVFPKDGRVQMKKWYTLKAETLVAGNDAIESTFRQLFFESVERRLRSDVNIGTSLSGGVDSAAILAAIDHTKNKNSNWKNIAFTASFPGFEKDETAYARIVAGHFGIRQHIIEPGAKDWATYFEKLMYHQEEPLQSSSVLTQFLIYKTAKENNITVLLDGQGADEMLAGYKKYVHWYLQQLFIKDTSLYFKERKLLEQHDFLETWGWRNYAAAMFPDKAAGALQSKAAKHQENNAYINRDFYYNYRNIDTLQKPVTKQLEDILYYNTFTTGLPELLRYADRNSMANSVEVRLPFLSNALATFIFSLPARYKIRDGFTKWILRKSIDGFLPDAVLYRKGKTGFEPPQQQWMQDDHVQQMIIAARGTLVSKKVLQPAILATPVKPGAAHDADNYDWRYLCASAVFA